In one window of Brassica rapa cultivar Chiifu-401-42 chromosome A07, CAAS_Brap_v3.01, whole genome shotgun sequence DNA:
- the LOC103846044 gene encoding F-box protein At2g16365, giving the protein MSRNLSWSQLGNEVKFHDQSKDLIKPEDKRPYQEVLPFPMFKVSQKRDVGSSSKAVVANRMPWMNALGDKEKFSSSSNRLDFPVQEQTTQNLLELIRPVRFYATVDSVQRVSGEINLPEEDGYQLLKGSMKLKGKIFGGYLDLFPNVDHQHRGGVRLQSLESSKDTEEDGLIRQNESSAETDILEMDKLQTIHLSGSISSSSTKGKGRIGDSGTPRTEIPDMNEEPPLVLDGEGETSNSATQSLNVDHFLSRDCKRVRLEPEVEPSSRWVKRLKTTAAASDSSGQGETKSLMKNEAASPAQKENINNLFLEILKSGINNLQPRNQEPVTPEINLGGEGVTLLHPWIQRWCKKKATSTDRLEGQEVRFEIENQKELEKKQYPSIAAMALMGKALSGLNPYGLKKTDSLMVWNARDLR; this is encoded by the exons ATGTCTAGAAATCTTAGTTGGAGTCAGTTAGGTAATGAAGTGAAGTTTCATGATCAGTCCAAGGACTTGATAAAGCCTGAAGATAAAAGACCTTACCAAGAGGTCTTGCCGTTTCCTATGTTCAAGGTTTCTCAGAAGAGAGATGTTGGTTCAAGCTCGAAAGCTGTGGTGGCTAATAGGATGCCTTGGATGAATGCGCTAGGAGACAAAGAGAAGTTCAGTTCTTCCAGTAACCGTCTTGATTTCCCGGTTCAAGAACAGACTACACAGAACCTTCTAGAGCTGATAAGACCAGTGAGGTTTTACGCAACGGTTGATTCGGTTCAACGAGTTTCTGGTGAGATCAACTTACCAGAGGAAGATGGTTACCAGCTACTGAAGGGCTCCATGAAACTGAAAGGAAAGATTTTTGGTGGGTATCTTGATCTGTTTCCTAATGTAGATCACCAACATAGAGGTGGAGTAAGGCTGCAGTCTCTAGAAAGCTCAAAGGACACCGAAGAAGATGGGCTGATCAGACAAAATGAATCATCTGCAGAGACTGATATCCTGGAAATGGATAAACTTCAGACAATACATCTTTCCG GCTCCATTTCATCATCGTCAActaag GGCAAAGGAAGAATAGGCGATTCAGGCACTCCTAGAACTGAAATACCTGACATGAATGAAGAGCCGCCTCTAGTTCTGGATGGAGAGGGTGAAACAAGCAACTCGGCTACTCAAAGTCTGAACGTGGATCACTTCCTCTCAAGAGACTGCAAACGTGTGCGGTTAGAACCAGAAGTGGAACCCAGCAGTAGATGGGTGAAGCGTCTGAAAACAACAGCCGCTGCCTCCGATTCAAGCGGCCAAGGTGAAACCAAGAGCTTGATGAAGAATGAAGCAGCTTCTCCGGCCCAAAAAGAGAACATCAATAACCTGTTCCTTGAAATCTTGAAGTCTGGGATCAACAATCTCCAACCAAGAAATCAAGAACCCGTCACTCCAGAAATCAACCTGGGAGGAGAAGGCGTTACGCTTCTGCATCCATGGATCCAGAGGTGGTGCAAGAAGAAAGCTACATCGACAGATCGATTAGAAGGGCAAGAAGTTCGCTTTGAGATAGAGAACCAAAAGGAGTTGGAGAAGAAACAGTATCCGAGTATTGCAGCCATGGCACTCATGGGGAAGGCTTTGAGCGGTTTAAACCCGTATGGTCTTAAAAAGACCGACTCTCTCATGGTCTGGAATGCTCGGGATTTAaggtag